The genomic DNA AAGAAGCATCCATCTTTAGGAGGACAATATGAAGTTTACTTAGATAGTAGACCGGTTCCTTCAGTTAATAGAGAATCGTATGAAAAGATGTTAGACACAATTCTTGCCGGTCTACCAGTTGAATATGAGATTTTATCGTTCTCCCAAGGCTATGAATCTTACATAAATACAGAGCATCTTGCCCTTTTTGAAAAGGAAGTTAGAAAAGAGATACCAAATGCAAAGGTAGTTCCTTTTCTATCAATTGGTGGAAGCGACTCTAGACATATAGACTCGTCCCAATCTCAAATCTATGGGTACTGTCCTATGATGCCTGATATGAGCTTTGATAAAGTCATCAAAATGGTCCATGGAATCAATGAAAGAATACCTTTAGAATCCCTCCGATTCGGTATTCAAAATATGTATAACATTATTATCCAAATGGAAGGGAGCGTTAAGGGATGATATCTGCTACAAAGACAATTACAGCTGAAAAGTTGGAACAAGCTTCAAAACTATTAAATGAAAAAGGGCTAGATACTTGGTTATTACTGACAAGGGAAGGTTCGGACCCTGCGCTGCCTTTATTAGTTGGAATTCGATCTGTCCACAAAGCAGCAATTTTTATTCGAAGCAATGGTGAACATCTTGCCCTTAGTTCAGTAAGTGATAAAGGAAGTTATGAATCTACGAAATTATTTAAAAGAGTGGAAGTCTATGAAGCAAGTATGGAAGAAGCTTTTCTTAAGATGATAGATGAAATTAAGCCTGTGAGACTAGCTTTGAATATTTCAGAGAGCGATCACTTATGTGACGGGTTAACACAAGGTCTATACCTCTGGCTTGAGGATGTAATGGGTAAAGATAGACTAGCTAGTTTGGAGGTTTCTAGTGAAGAACTGTTAAAAAAACTCAGGAGTGTTAAGACCGAGAGTGAACTAAATCATGTCCAAAAAGCAATAAATTACACGACAGATATTTTTGAAGAAGTATTCCAGAAAATGCAATGTGGAATGACAGAACTAGAAATTGGCCAACTCTTTGTTGATGAAATGAAAGTAAGGGGAGTGGGTAACGGATTAGGACATCCGAGTGATCCACCTCTAGTGTGTATCGTACGAAAGGGATTGGCTCATCGAAAACCGGCCAACCATAAGACTGAACCAGGTGATATTGTTATTATTGATTTCAGCTTGAGATATATGAATTATGTTTCAGATATTGCTCGAACCTGTTATTTCCTTAAACCAGGTGAAGATAAAGCGCCTGAAGACATTCAGAAAGCGTTTGATACTGCGGTCAAAGCAATTACAGTGTCCATTGAAGAATTGCTTCCTGGGAAGGCTGGATTCGAGGTAGATGCTGCCGGTAGAAAAGTAATAGAAGAAGGCGGATATCCAACAATTCGCCACTCGGTAGGACACCAGATAGGGAGAGCCACTCATGATGGGGGAACAATACTTGGTCCTAAGCGTGTACCACCTAGACCAGAGGTAGAAGGAATTATCGAAGTTGGTGAAATTTACGCAATCGAACCAACGGTGATCCAAGACAATAACCTTCCATGTATTCTTGTCGAGGAAAATGTTCTTGTTACCGAGCATGAACCACTTATATTAAGTAAACGTCAAACCCAACTTGTACTCATTCCATTAGCAGGTAATTGATGATGAATGTAATTGATGAAGCACTACATCACTTTGTTGAAATAATAAAATTAGATACGACGAATAAGCTCCAAACGGAATATAAGGTTGCAGAATACTTAAAAGAGGTCTTGAGAAAAGAACAAATAGAATCAGAGATTGTATATAGTCCCAATAATCGTGCTTCCTTTATCTCAAGATTAACAGGAACTAATTCAACTTCTAAACCAATTGTTCTTTTATCTCACAACGATGTTGTAGAAGCGAGAGAGGAAGACTGGTTATTTCCACCATTCTCTGCCACAATACACGATAAAAAGATATGGGGACGAGGAACACTTGATACGAAGCAGCTGACCATTATGCATCTTATGGCATTTATACATTTAAAACGGTTAAATAAGCCATTGAACTGTGACGTATACTTCATTGCAACAGCGGATGAGGAAAATGGAAGTAAGGAAGGGATGGAGTTTATTGCCAGAGAGTATCCCGAACTATTTCAAAACGCAATCATCCTAAGTGAAGGTGGAGGATTTACGGTACATAGTGAAGATGAAGTGTTCATGCTCTTTGCTTCTGGAGAAAAGGGAACGGCAAAAGTATCCGTTACAGCTTCTGGTGTTGGAGGCCATGCAGGTAGTCCACCTGAAGTTCAAGCAGTGATGGAATTAACAGATGCACTTGACAGTTTAATGAAGATGGAGATCCCGTCTGATAATTATCCAATCCTTCAGATGCTCCAACAAGAATTGAAGTTTCTAATGAATAAAGGCAATGAACAAGGTCAGTTAGTAAAGAAACTCTATGATTATATGAAAGCCATAACATTTACACCAGAAAAAATAAACGTTGGTGGTGATCAGCTTAATGTCATTCCTTATAAGGCAGAGGCTATTCTTGAATTCAGAACACTACCAAATCAAACTAAAGAACAATTTGAGTCATTTATGAAGGAATGGCCAATTCCTTCAACTGTGAAATGTACCTTA from Cytobacillus luteolus includes the following:
- a CDS encoding M24 family metallopeptidase, encoding MISATKTITAEKLEQASKLLNEKGLDTWLLLTREGSDPALPLLVGIRSVHKAAIFIRSNGEHLALSSVSDKGSYESTKLFKRVEVYEASMEEAFLKMIDEIKPVRLALNISESDHLCDGLTQGLYLWLEDVMGKDRLASLEVSSEELLKKLRSVKTESELNHVQKAINYTTDIFEEVFQKMQCGMTELEIGQLFVDEMKVRGVGNGLGHPSDPPLVCIVRKGLAHRKPANHKTEPGDIVIIDFSLRYMNYVSDIARTCYFLKPGEDKAPEDIQKAFDTAVKAITVSIEELLPGKAGFEVDAAGRKVIEEGGYPTIRHSVGHQIGRATHDGGTILGPKRVPPRPEVEGIIEVGEIYAIEPTVIQDNNLPCILVEENVLVTEHEPLILSKRQTQLVLIPLAGN
- a CDS encoding M20/M25/M40 family metallo-hydrolase produces the protein MMNVIDEALHHFVEIIKLDTTNKLQTEYKVAEYLKEVLRKEQIESEIVYSPNNRASFISRLTGTNSTSKPIVLLSHNDVVEAREEDWLFPPFSATIHDKKIWGRGTLDTKQLTIMHLMAFIHLKRLNKPLNCDVYFIATADEENGSKEGMEFIAREYPELFQNAIILSEGGGFTVHSEDEVFMLFASGEKGTAKVSVTASGVGGHAGSPPEVQAVMELTDALDSLMKMEIPSDNYPILQMLQQELKFLMNKGNEQGQLVKKLYDYMKAITFTPEKINVGGDQLNVIPYKAEAILEFRTLPNQTKEQFESFMKEWPIPSTVKCTLLSFEKGYESDPLDEIIIRFKEQSSNYGTKVKWVPFTALGRTDGRFVGDAASQIYGLSPTLTPFTEVLQRVHNKDEHIEVDSFNYGVNLMIAVLEDFCIRNGGGASVSGTKRETEPINRFFT